A single Pseudochaenichthys georgianus chromosome 10, fPseGeo1.2, whole genome shotgun sequence DNA region contains:
- the gpc2 gene encoding glypican-2 — protein sequence MDTRSSSSRYPLLVLLCAVCSLSGSRSPVASAGRSCADTRQVYAEKGYSTGTAPVTQISGEHLRLCPQDYTCCSSQMEETLALQSERDFLKAVEENSQFLLTTFTQRHRRFDEFFRELIELSEKSMNQMFTKTYGRLFTQNAHVFQELFVELRRYYSGGSVSLSEVLSDFWSRLVERVFSLVNPQYQFSEDYLECVSKHAEQLQPFGDVPRRLRVQVMRAFIAARALSQGLATGRDIVNKATKLTAESECVRGLMRQWYCPLCRGMPSVRPCHSLCLNVMKGCLANQADLETEWNNFIDALYQVSEKLEGPFNMELAADSISVKVSEAIMHMQENSVTISTKVFQGCGSPRPAPGRSKRSPKASGGNRRPFRTYTPEEKPTTAAGTNLDRLVTELKERLRPMRGFWVSLPHTICNDERIAADVTNEDRCWNGQTRGRYLPDVMGDGLASQINNPEVEVDISRPDVRTRQLIMELRVVTNKLKNAQTGQDMDFMDSEEGSGSGGGDDGERYNDDWPGHGPYSPPYNKPPRSPASNPAKPPRVRERNGSKWNKNNGQGRIKSATSKLSFSPVPLLLPFMVTVAPMWR from the exons ATGGATACCCGCTCTTCTTCCTCCAGGTACCCGCTTCTGGTGCTTCTGTGTGCGGTGTGTTCGCTGTCGGGGAGCCGGAGTCCCGTTGCTTCTGCCGGGAGGAGCTGCGCCGACACCCGGCAGGTGTACGCGGAGAAGGGCTACAGCACCGGCACCGCTCCGGTGACTCAAATCTCCG GTGAGCACCTGCGGCTCTGTCCTCAAGACTACACTTGCTGCTCCAGTCAGATGGAGGAAACGCTGGCCCTGCAGAGCGAGAGGGATTTCTTAAAAGCCGTCGAGGAGAACAGCCAGTTCCTTTTGACTACTTTTACCCAGAGACACCGCAGGTTTGACG AATTCTTCAGAGAGCTCATCGAGTTGTCAGAGAAGTCGATGAACCAGATGTTTACCAAGACCTACGGACGGCTCTTCACCCAGAACGCACACGTGTTCCAGGAGCTGTTTGTGGAGCTGCGCAGATATTATTCTG GGGGCAGTGTCAGCCTGTCAGAGGTGCTCTCagacttctggtccaggctggTAGAGCGGGTCTTCTCTCTGGTCAACCCCCAGTATCAGTTCAGTGAGGACTACCTGGAGTGTGTCAGTAAACACGCCGAACAGCTGCAGCCGTTTGGGGATGTGCCCCGCAGACTACGCGTACAA GTGATGAGGGCTTTTATCGCAGCCCGAGCTTTATCCCAGGGCTTGGCTACTGGTCGGGATATTGTTAACAAAGCAACAAAG TTGACTGCAGAATCAGAGTGTGTGCGTGGTCTGATGCGTCAGTGGTACTGCCCTCTGTGTCGGGGCATGCCCTCAGTGAGACCCTGCCACTCCCTGTGCCTTAACGTGATGAAGGGCTGCTTAGCCAATCAGGCGGACCTGGAAACCGAATGGAACAATTTCATAG ATGCTCTGTACCAGGTTTCAGAGAAGCTGGAGGGCCCGTTCAACATGGAGCTTGCCGCCGACTCCATCTCTGTGAAAGTGTCGGAGGCCATCATGCACATGCAGGAAAACAGCGTCACCATATCCACTAAG GTGTTTCAAGGTTGTGGAAGCCCCCGTCCAGCTCCAGGACGGTCCAAACGCTCCCCTAAAGCGTCAGGGGGAAACAGGAGGCCCTTCCGCACCTACACCCCCGAGGAGAAACCTACCACGGCTGCAGGCACCAACCTGGACCGACTG GTTACCGAGCTGAAGGAAAGACTGCGGCCTATGCGTGGCTTCTGGGTGTCCCTCCCACACACCATCTGTAACGATGAGAGGATAGCTGCCGACGTCACCAATGAGGACCGCTGCTGGAACGGGCAGACCCGGGGGAG GTACCTGCCAGATGTGATGGGCGACGGGCTGGCCAGCCAGATCAATAATCCCGAGGTGGAAGTGGACATTTCTCGGCCGGATGTGAGGACCAGGCAGCTGATCATGGAGCTGAGGGTCGTGACCAACAAACTGAAAAACGCTCAGACCGGACAGGACATGGACTTCATGGACA GTGAGGAGGGCAGTGGCTCAGGAGGTGGAGATGACGGGGAAAGGTACAATGATGATTGGCCCGGCCATGGGCCTTACTCCCCGCCCTACAACAAACCCCCTCGCAGCCCCGCTTCAAACCCTGCAAAGCCACCTCGGGTCCGTGAAAGAAACGGATCCAAATGGAACAAAAACAACGGCCAAGGTCGGATCAAATCAGCAACAAGCAAGCTGTCTTTCTCCCCGGTTCCTTTGTTGTTGCCTTTCATGGTCACTGTTGCCCCCATGTGGAGATAG